In the genome of Terribacillus sp. FSL K6-0262, one region contains:
- the treC gene encoding alpha,alpha-phosphotrehalase, which produces MHEPWWKRSTVYQIYPKSFLDTTGNGVGDLQGIIGKLDYLKELGVDMVWLTPIYQSPQKDNGYDISDYYRIEPAYGTMEDVERLISELHDRDMKLMMDIVINHTSTDHEWFRQASSSIDNPYRDYYIWRDSKNGAEPNNWVSKFGGSAWSLEEHTNQYYLHLFDKTQADLNWENEKVRQDLFKMMNFWAEKGLDGFRLDVINLVSKVQSFPDDRNAPDGQYGKGYYTDGPRIHEFMHEMNQAVFAPHDLVTVGEMSSTSLAACQQYTKPDAEELDMTFQFHHLKVDYENGRKWTDGKLEFIKLKQILSDWQIGMQEVGGWNALFWCNHDQPRIVSRFGDDGRWRKESAKMLATVLHMMQGTPYIYQGEEIGMTDPKFSKLDDYKDVETHNAYLALRESGMAEEQVLRIIQLRSRDNSRTPMQWNGSKNAGFTEGKPWIEAASNYPDINVEKALQDGDSIFYHYQKLIRLRKEYAIITHGDYEPLCMDDERIFCYERRWNGEKLLVVANFFGEEAEFSYPKEQTAKAEILLSNYQDSPSEYRQIRLRPYEAVIYHSKA; this is translated from the coding sequence ATGCACGAACCATGGTGGAAAAGAAGTACGGTTTATCAAATCTATCCAAAAAGCTTCCTTGATACGACAGGCAATGGAGTGGGAGATTTACAAGGTATCATCGGGAAGCTTGATTATCTGAAGGAGCTGGGTGTGGATATGGTGTGGCTGACCCCTATCTATCAATCACCGCAGAAAGACAATGGATATGATATCAGCGATTATTACAGGATCGAGCCAGCATACGGCACGATGGAAGATGTGGAACGGTTAATCAGCGAATTGCATGATCGTGATATGAAATTGATGATGGATATAGTGATTAACCATACATCGACCGATCACGAATGGTTCCGCCAGGCAAGTTCCTCGATCGATAATCCATATCGCGACTATTACATTTGGCGGGATTCCAAAAATGGCGCCGAGCCGAACAATTGGGTATCCAAGTTTGGCGGCAGTGCCTGGTCATTGGAGGAACATACGAATCAGTATTACTTACACTTGTTCGACAAGACCCAAGCTGACCTTAACTGGGAAAACGAAAAGGTACGGCAAGACTTATTTAAGATGATGAATTTTTGGGCCGAAAAGGGTCTTGATGGGTTCCGGCTGGATGTCATCAATCTAGTGTCAAAAGTACAGAGCTTTCCTGATGATCGGAATGCTCCGGATGGTCAATATGGCAAGGGATATTATACAGATGGCCCCCGTATCCACGAATTTATGCATGAGATGAATCAAGCAGTGTTTGCTCCGCATGACTTGGTGACAGTCGGCGAGATGTCATCCACGAGTTTGGCTGCCTGCCAGCAGTATACGAAACCCGATGCCGAGGAATTGGATATGACGTTCCAATTTCACCATCTGAAGGTGGATTATGAAAACGGAAGGAAATGGACTGATGGTAAACTGGAATTCATCAAATTGAAGCAGATTTTATCTGATTGGCAAATCGGTATGCAGGAAGTGGGCGGCTGGAATGCGCTTTTCTGGTGCAACCACGATCAGCCTCGTATTGTCAGCAGATTCGGTGATGACGGTCGATGGAGGAAAGAATCCGCCAAGATGCTGGCAACCGTGCTCCATATGATGCAAGGGACTCCTTATATCTATCAGGGAGAAGAGATAGGGATGACAGATCCGAAATTCTCAAAGCTGGATGATTATAAGGATGTCGAGACACATAATGCTTATCTGGCATTAAGAGAATCGGGAATGGCAGAGGAACAGGTGCTGCGGATCATCCAGCTTCGCTCCAGGGATAATTCGAGGACCCCGATGCAATGGAATGGCTCAAAAAATGCCGGATTCACTGAAGGGAAGCCATGGATTGAAGCCGCATCGAACTATCCGGACATCAATGTGGAAAAAGCACTCCAGGATGGGGATTCCATCTTTTATCACTATCAAAAGCTGATTCGATTACGGAAGGAGTATGCTATCATTACCCATGGAGATTATGAACCGTTATGTATGGATGATGAGCGCATCTTCTGTTATGAGCGAAGGTGGAACGGTGAGAAACTGTTGGTCGTTGCGAATTTCTTCGGAGAGGAAGCCGAATTTTCCTATCCGAAAGAACAAACGGCAAAAGCTGAAATCCTGCTTTCCAATTATCAGGATAGTCCATCGGAATACAGACAGATTCGGCTTCGCCCGTACGAAGCGGTCATTTATCATAGTAAAGCGTAA
- the treP gene encoding PTS system trehalose-specific EIIBC component: MDLKQQAEEILAALGGKGNVQAATHCVTRLRLALMDEGKVDKEALQKIDVVKGSFSANNQYQVVIGQGTVDKVYKDFIRVADIGESTKEEVKESVSGKGNPLQRALKTLGDIFIPILPAIVTAGLLLGIHNILNNEGIIFDGASIIQVYPQWAGIADMIYVIANTAFAFLPALIGWSAVKKFGGSPLLGMVLGLALIHPSLLNPTDYASAALEGNAPVWNLFGLEIQRVGYQGQVLPVLFAAWVLAKIEIFLRRKVADSFQLLIVAPVALLLTGIVSFVVIGPIMFIVGNAITDGFVAVFDMVAPLGGLLYGALYGALVVTGLHHTFLALDLQLIANTGATFLWPILALSNISQGSATLGVMLATKDEKLRGLSLTSWISAWLGVTEPAVFGVNLRFRYPFFLALGASAIAGMFIAWRGVEASSVGIGGVPGIFSILPGSWGAFAIGMVIVIVVPFVTTYLVAKKKRNV, encoded by the coding sequence GTGGATTTAAAACAGCAGGCGGAGGAAATACTGGCGGCCCTTGGCGGCAAAGGGAACGTCCAAGCTGCGACGCATTGTGTCACGCGGCTGCGGTTAGCGTTGATGGATGAAGGAAAAGTGGACAAAGAGGCATTGCAGAAGATCGATGTTGTAAAAGGGTCTTTTTCGGCAAATAACCAGTATCAGGTTGTCATCGGACAAGGTACGGTTGATAAAGTATACAAGGATTTCATCCGGGTTGCCGATATCGGCGAATCCACCAAAGAGGAGGTCAAAGAATCTGTAAGCGGTAAAGGGAACCCGCTGCAGCGAGCGTTGAAAACACTTGGCGATATTTTCATCCCGATTTTGCCAGCCATCGTCACAGCGGGTCTTTTGCTGGGCATTCATAACATCTTGAATAATGAAGGCATCATCTTCGATGGAGCATCGATCATACAGGTTTATCCGCAGTGGGCAGGCATTGCCGATATGATTTATGTAATCGCTAACACGGCGTTTGCCTTCCTGCCGGCTTTGATCGGCTGGTCGGCTGTCAAAAAGTTCGGCGGCAGTCCGCTGCTCGGTATGGTGCTGGGATTGGCCTTGATCCATCCATCCCTATTGAATCCGACTGATTATGCCAGTGCGGCCCTGGAAGGAAATGCACCGGTCTGGAATCTGTTTGGACTGGAAATCCAGCGTGTCGGATATCAAGGGCAGGTCCTGCCGGTACTATTTGCAGCATGGGTGCTGGCAAAGATAGAAATATTCCTGCGGCGTAAAGTGGCTGACAGTTTCCAGCTCCTCATTGTAGCTCCTGTGGCGCTCCTGCTTACTGGAATTGTGAGTTTCGTCGTGATCGGCCCGATCATGTTCATCGTCGGAAATGCCATCACTGATGGATTCGTTGCTGTTTTTGATATGGTCGCCCCGCTTGGTGGTTTGCTGTACGGGGCATTATACGGAGCATTGGTCGTTACCGGTTTGCATCACACATTCCTGGCGCTCGATCTACAGCTGATCGCCAATACAGGTGCCACATTCCTCTGGCCGATATTAGCCTTGTCCAATATATCGCAAGGGTCAGCCACACTTGGTGTGATGCTGGCAACAAAGGATGAGAAGCTGCGCGGATTGTCGCTGACATCCTGGATCAGCGCTTGGCTCGGTGTCACGGAACCAGCGGTATTCGGTGTCAACCTGCGTTTTCGCTACCCCTTCTTCCTGGCACTGGGAGCTTCGGCCATAGCTGGAATGTTCATTGCCTGGAGAGGCGTGGAGGCTAGCTCGGTGGGGATCGGAGGCGTGCCGGGTATCTTTTCGATTCTTCCCGGAAGCTGGGGAGCATTTGCTATCGGGATGGTGATTGTCATTGTTGTGCCATTCGTCACAACCTATTTAGTGGCGAAAAAGAAAAGGAATGTGTAA
- the coaA gene encoding type I pantothenate kinase: MHTYKPYYHFSREAWAALSETETPPLTQSELEEIRGINTRISLPEVESAYMPLTKLISFYLEAAETLHAKAGAFLGTSEKKVPFIIGIAGSVAVGKSTIARLLQLLLSRVLPHKKTELVTTDGFLYPNAVLQEKQLMKRKGFPESYDIKALIDFMGQVKAGTTNIMGPQYSHLTYDVLPEQAELVSDPDILIVEGVNVLQVKEEYQFFVSDFFDFSIYIDAEETNIEKWYKERFLMLRATAFQDPKSYFRHYAEVSLEEALKSADTIWKEINAKNLHENILPTKGRSDLILRKGNNHEVEDVYLRKL, encoded by the coding sequence ATGCATACATACAAACCTTACTATCATTTTTCCCGGGAAGCGTGGGCTGCTCTTTCGGAAACTGAAACACCGCCCCTGACGCAATCAGAACTTGAAGAAATCCGCGGAATCAATACACGGATTTCCCTGCCCGAGGTGGAGAGTGCTTATATGCCGCTGACGAAGCTCATTTCTTTTTATCTTGAAGCGGCAGAAACACTCCACGCCAAAGCAGGTGCTTTCCTTGGAACAAGCGAGAAAAAAGTACCTTTCATAATCGGCATCGCTGGAAGCGTGGCAGTCGGCAAAAGTACAATTGCACGATTGCTTCAATTACTGCTTTCCCGTGTACTGCCTCATAAGAAAACGGAGCTCGTGACGACAGATGGCTTCCTTTATCCGAATGCAGTCTTGCAGGAAAAACAGCTGATGAAACGGAAAGGTTTCCCGGAGAGCTATGATATCAAGGCATTGATCGATTTCATGGGGCAGGTGAAGGCGGGCACGACGAATATCATGGGCCCGCAGTACTCCCATCTAACCTATGATGTCCTGCCGGAGCAGGCAGAATTGGTATCCGATCCAGACATCCTGATCGTCGAAGGAGTGAATGTGCTGCAAGTGAAGGAAGAATATCAGTTCTTCGTCAGCGACTTCTTCGATTTCTCGATATATATCGATGCCGAAGAAACCAACATCGAGAAGTGGTATAAGGAACGCTTCCTTATGCTGCGGGCAACGGCATTCCAGGATCCGAAATCCTATTTCCGCCATTATGCGGAAGTTTCCCTTGAAGAAGCACTGAAATCAGCGGATACGATATGGAAAGAGATCAATGCAAAGAATCTGCACGAAAACATCCTGCCGACTAAAGGCCGTTCCGATCTCATCCTCCGCAAGGGAAATAATCACGAAGTCGAAGACGTATATTTACGTAAACTCTGA